ATGATAAGATTATgattaaactttttttcaaaattatttaaaaatgcttCTTAATTGTTAAAAGTTGTAATTTCCTTTGAaacgataacaaataaaaactcTATAAAAGAAACGACACATTGTAGGTTGACATTTTTCTATTAGACGGGCAAAATAATAGATTAAGACAGAATTATTAGCTTCGTGGAAAAGcacttataatatttacaatgaaaCATGTACCGCCTTATATTATGGACATTGATAACATACGCCTCGTCCCCATTGAACGATACAAAATATACATCATAATCAATATAGAgatattcttatctttttacaAATTACGACATATTATTTCGAGCAAAATTTTTATCAGAATCTCAGGTAAAATAGCGTGGAAAGAAGTAGGATTGATTTGTACGATTAAAACGACAAAGCAAAGGACAGCATATGTAGAGTATATTAGCGTTAATTCATTTTGTCTTGAACAAAATTTGACTTATACTCTTCTGCCCATCCCATGACTGCTCTTCCTCGTCGGATAAGTGACGCACGTCACTAAAATCacctatctctgtctctctggcCTCCCCCCagccccccctctctctctctctctttatcaccACACGCGGCAAGATAGTAAAGCTTCGGAAAACCCGATAACTACTGCAGGCGTGCAAGGTGAGCTGTTTCACCATGGTCAGATGACGCAATGGATCGGACTATTATGTCGGCTTATTAACCACGTTACTGACGAGGGATTGCGGTTCTTGGCAAGCCGCTGTGTCTAGGAAGAAATTCAAAATTGTTGAAATCTAGGAccaaataaggaaaataatttggAAAGAAACTATTTTTGTCCGTTTCGTTTGAAGGAGCAAAAATATGTTCGATCTTTGGCAAGCGGTGGACAATCGATTTATGCCGTACAATGTGAATGCATGATATCGCGCGCATATGATGCATTCGAAGAGGAATAACAGAAGAATTGTAGCTGCGCCCGAGCGGAATCACGTCACGATTCCCAATTAGTGCGACTAGATGGAGAATACGTCTGTCCCTCACAATTTACAAATGGCAGAGTAGGTTTTATGTCTACATGAGATTTATCTTGTCGGAAAGATATGGATTGACAGAACAACTCATGAAATTGTGAGGAAAAACAAGTAGGAAGGACAGAGTGAAGGATCAATATTTTAAGCTTTCGTAGAAAAGTGTAATAAAAAAGTCTGATGTCAAGGACCAATGCAACCTATTACAAGTGCAAGATATcctatctccctttctctctcttttcctcgggTTCTCTAtcgatcattaaaaattatacgaacTTTTGCAAAAGAATAGGATTAGAAATAGGTACGAGCGAAACAACGAAGACAAATGAAAaacttataattgttattatatatcctaattaaaaattctcacattattattcgtattataattCTACATCGACATtgtgatattttcgttaaatgtAATATCAAAGTATGACACACGAGTATAATGAATTTCGAAAAactttccttctatttttgaCAACTATTCTCAGATTACAAGCGAAGGtgataatttctaattaacgAAACTACTctgtttctattttgtttactTACTCCAACGTGAAGCGAAGCCTTAGACAATGACCTACTTAAAACTCGTCGTTTAAGATGATACAGGAAAGAAACCTTGCTAGGCACGAATTTTCACTTTCCACGTTTGCTTATAGGTTACGGAAAATGACGTAACGATTTCcctcgtgaaatcttttgtgaATTTCACTCAACTATCTCAAGACAAATATTTgaatacgaagaaaagaaaatactcgAATGGTTGGTTCTCTGATAATTAACGTAAAGAGAAAACACGATAtgtctttctttattaaatttttaattacgtaaaACTTTcgatattctatttattcctttagaaaattaatttcgaatcGTTCTCAGTTAGCTCGCTCGAACGATTTCAGCTACTCCTCAACAATTGTACAAAATTGCTGTAGCTTTAAACGCAACagcaataatgaaatatttattcatcataattatatatatatatatatatatatataatcgaaattacCGAGCAAATAAGTTACCTTGATCCAAGAGAATTACTTCCATAGTCGCTCCGAGaggaatataacgtatatGAACGCATTCGCACGTTTCGTTGGCGTCTCCATTACCATTGTGACAATTTCGCGAGGAAGACGCAGTTTCGTTGTTCTCATTATGATCGTCTTCGTCCTTTCCCGTGCACAGCAAGCCTTTCGGTATGTCACCGCTTTGCGTCAATAACGGTGACGAAGGATAAGTGAAAGTAACATTGTTCACATTTAAGGATTTTATATCAACGCCGGCATCTtctaaaaagataacaaattaCATAGATCTTAGCTTTGTTGTCGTTGAAGcgtattgtttttccttttcatttcaattcatttaatgatattataacaaaaataagttataatgttttccttcttctctgaAATTTCcacgagataaataaatttgaattatttgaaCTAACCTACTGAATCGGTTGACTGCATCACGTTATTAATCGGTAGGTAAATGGTCAAATCGGTTTTGGTAGTAAGAGATTTCGGCATTTTACGCATTCCTCGAACTTCGTTGATACAAAGATTCTCAGGATTGTTGCATGTGTCATCGTAAACGGTCGTCATCGCGATTCGATTCGTCTCCATTTCCTGATCTTCGCTTTGATCGACCGTAATGTCGTCCGAATGAATACTTTGTAAACGATCCACAGGACTCCCTTTGTATTTTACAATGGCAGCACCATAAACAGGACTTGTTCCGCATTTTTTTGGCGTATTTACGTTCATCCAATAAGAGGAGATCTTTTTGCTCGCTTTTAATATGAAATCCGCTCTCTCGCCTGTCAAAGAAACTCATAAGGTAAAAATAATgcaatactttttaattaaaatgtctttatcgttttataatccACTAAGAAATTTAAAGCCAATTAAAAGCATTGGCGAATATACTTAGCGAAAGGCTATTGGAATATCGCGCCCGGCAACACtttataaatcattgataGTGTTACAGGAGAAGACGATCTGCCAATAAAAAAGTTTGTTAAAAAGTCTTCTCGCGAGAGATAACTCGGTCGTGCATGCACTAAACCTTTGCCCTTGCCTTGGGCCTTCTCTCTCGGTTAAATCTTACAGcgactttttatttttttcgattaaaggAACAAGACCGAATGGTGATTGGacatgaaattaaattaaaatttaattgtatatCAGAATACTCTAATTCATCATACCGATGGAGATTGTTGGTGTAAACTTCGAGTACATTATCAAATATTGTCTGTAAAGTATTAAAATGTTGCGCGTACAAACAAATATGTTACCAGCCACTAGGTACTTAGGGATATTTCATTCTGACGAATGACGTTCGCAAAGAAACATTATCGATCAAGAACGATGGCTATCTTCAGACATAATATATTCccgtaaataacgatagaatatCAAGCAAAAAGCACCACTGCTGATGACGTTAATTCCAGCAATAAACAAATTCCTCagtaaatataatcttttgaCGTTATTAGGACAACTTTTCaatcataaaaattcaaatcaaTAAAGAGATCAAAATGAATATTGAAAGgattaaatcgaataaatcgaTCGTTTCGTTATTTGCATTTCGACGAACCTTTTGCTAAAGTAATCGATGTAACGTATCGAGGTTCGATAGGTTGACCATCCAAAGTTATCAAGTAAAGAGAATGATTATCAATAGAAATTGTAATGGGACAAGATCCAGCGCCGCCAGCATTGGCAGCTCGAAAACGATGACGTCGTCCGGGAACGACTGTAAACGTCGTGTAAGGAACTTTTGGTCCATTCATCTGCCGTCCTTTACCATTGACGAGAAGTATCGTTGGCTTTGTATGACCATGATCGAGTGACATTTCCGGAGAATGCTGCCAGTGCGTAACTAGTATCACGTGGTTCGGGTCATCGACATCATAAAAAGCACGTTGAGGATCGCGAATGTCTGCTTGTCGGACTATCAACGATCCAAAAACGCCATTCGTTATGTCGGCACCTGGTAGAGAAAAcgggataaaagaagaaaaaaaatttgcgaaTTTATCTTTTACGCAATTAAAATGTCTCAAGGAAACGTCTCGATTTTGACCATGTCCGGTGAAATCGGCAATTATGCTTTTCAAATTGATCActacataaataacaattcgagttatttaaactttttttttgttaagtagaaataacgagaaagataaaaattattatacgatcGTATGATCCGAAAGAAAGTATACAAGTGTCTTACAACCGAACCAGTTAAAgccttttttatataaataaattgatctaTAAATCTATATGGCTATAGAAAGATAAGAACCTGCATGTGCATGCCATAGATGTGTGCCAGCAGCTGACGCTCGGAACTTGTATTGAAAAGTGGTATAGCTTGG
This is a stretch of genomic DNA from Vespa crabro chromosome 3, iyVesCrab1.2, whole genome shotgun sequence. It encodes these proteins:
- the LOC124422653 gene encoding laccase-2-like isoform X1; the protein is MYITKEASRTVSPSTYVLRCFVVVTMIAAAATFLHLNNYKPKQTFLSCDRPCHHLDWPMICRVKLTLEVFQSLSKACGNCLSNETACLANNCVSADGQRRAIMTANRQMPGPSIQVCENDILVVDVVNKLPGKAASIHWRGQSQIETPCMDGTPLVTQCPIPSYTTFQYKFRASAAGTHLWHAHAGADITNGVFGSLIVRQADIRDPQRAFYDVDDPNHVILVTHWQHSPEMSLDHGHTKPTILLVNGKGRQMNGPKVPYTTFTVVPGRRHRFRAANAGGAGSCPITISIDNHSLYLITLDGQPIEPRYVTSITLAKGERADFILKASKKISSYWMNVNTPKKCGTSPVYGAAIVKYKGSPVDRLQSIHSDDITVDQSEDQEMETNRIAMTTVYDDTCNNPENLCINEVRGMRKMPKSLTTKTDLTIYLPINNVMQSTDSVEDAGVDIKSLNVNNVTFTYPSSPLLTQSGDIPKGLLCTGKDEDDHNENNETASSSRNCHNGNGDANETCECVHIRYIPLGATMEVILLDQAGMNDLVYHLHGYNFYVVGVQKFGKSMSLDDVKHLDKKELLFFRNLDCAPLKDTITVPKFGAVALRFKANNPGYWMLRDEHAVDWTRGLDVILQVGQPNEMIAAPQDFPKCGSFVGPDYFLI
- the LOC124422653 gene encoding laccase-2-like isoform X4; amino-acid sequence: MFTYQSSYTKTIQEQTFLSCDRPCHHLDWPMICRVKLTLEVFQSLSKACGNCLSNETACLANNCVSADGQRRAIMTANRQMPGPSIQVCENDILVVDVVNKLPGKAASIHWRGQSQIETPCMDGTPLVTQCPIPSYTTFQYKFRASAAGTHLWHAHAGADITNGVFGSLIVRQADIRDPQRAFYDVDDPNHVILVTHWQHSPEMSLDHGHTKPTILLVNGKGRQMNGPKVPYTTFTVVPGRRHRFRAANAGGAGSCPITISIDNHSLYLITLDGQPIEPRYVTSITLAKGERADFILKASKKISSYWMNVNTPKKCGTSPVYGAAIVKYKGSPVDRLQSIHSDDITVDQSEDQEMETNRIAMTTVYDDTCNNPENLCINEVRGMRKMPKSLTTKTDLTIYLPINNVMQSTDSVEDAGVDIKSLNVNNVTFTYPSSPLLTQSGDIPKGLLCTGKDEDDHNENNETASSSRNCHNGNGDANETCECVHIRYIPLGATMEVILLDQAGMNDLVYHLHGYNFYVVGVQKFGKSMSLDDVKHLDKKELLFFRNLDCAPLKDTITVPKFGAVALRFKANNPGYWMLRDEHAVDWTRGLDVILQVGQPNEMIAAPQDFPKCGSFVGPDYFLI
- the LOC124422653 gene encoding laccase-2-like isoform X2; protein product: MEKCSVNEICARIPLQSLTGEREVIYDFVVLEVNLCDRRQSEQTFLSCDRPCHHLDWPMICRVKLTLEVFQSLSKACGNCLSNETACLANNCVSADGQRRAIMTANRQMPGPSIQVCENDILVVDVVNKLPGKAASIHWRGQSQIETPCMDGTPLVTQCPIPSYTTFQYKFRASAAGTHLWHAHAGADITNGVFGSLIVRQADIRDPQRAFYDVDDPNHVILVTHWQHSPEMSLDHGHTKPTILLVNGKGRQMNGPKVPYTTFTVVPGRRHRFRAANAGGAGSCPITISIDNHSLYLITLDGQPIEPRYVTSITLAKGERADFILKASKKISSYWMNVNTPKKCGTSPVYGAAIVKYKGSPVDRLQSIHSDDITVDQSEDQEMETNRIAMTTVYDDTCNNPENLCINEVRGMRKMPKSLTTKTDLTIYLPINNVMQSTDSVEDAGVDIKSLNVNNVTFTYPSSPLLTQSGDIPKGLLCTGKDEDDHNENNETASSSRNCHNGNGDANETCECVHIRYIPLGATMEVILLDQAGMNDLVYHLHGYNFYVVGVQKFGKSMSLDDVKHLDKKELLFFRNLDCAPLKDTITVPKFGAVALRFKANNPGYWMLRDEHAVDWTRGLDVILQVGQPNEMIAAPQDFPKCGSFVGPDYFLI
- the LOC124422653 gene encoding laccase-2-like isoform X3, producing the protein MLLRCAIFIGLVSVVATIIYLTPIPEQTFLSCDRPCHHLDWPMICRVKLTLEVFQSLSKACGNCLSNETACLANNCVSADGQRRAIMTANRQMPGPSIQVCENDILVVDVVNKLPGKAASIHWRGQSQIETPCMDGTPLVTQCPIPSYTTFQYKFRASAAGTHLWHAHAGADITNGVFGSLIVRQADIRDPQRAFYDVDDPNHVILVTHWQHSPEMSLDHGHTKPTILLVNGKGRQMNGPKVPYTTFTVVPGRRHRFRAANAGGAGSCPITISIDNHSLYLITLDGQPIEPRYVTSITLAKGERADFILKASKKISSYWMNVNTPKKCGTSPVYGAAIVKYKGSPVDRLQSIHSDDITVDQSEDQEMETNRIAMTTVYDDTCNNPENLCINEVRGMRKMPKSLTTKTDLTIYLPINNVMQSTDSVEDAGVDIKSLNVNNVTFTYPSSPLLTQSGDIPKGLLCTGKDEDDHNENNETASSSRNCHNGNGDANETCECVHIRYIPLGATMEVILLDQAGMNDLVYHLHGYNFYVVGVQKFGKSMSLDDVKHLDKKELLFFRNLDCAPLKDTITVPKFGAVALRFKANNPGYWMLRDEHAVDWTRGLDVILQVGQPNEMIAAPQDFPKCGSFVGPDYFLI
- the LOC124422653 gene encoding laccase-2-like isoform X5 gives rise to the protein MICRVKLTLEVFQSLSKACGNCLSNETACLANNCVSADGQRRAIMTANRQMPGPSIQVCENDILVVDVVNKLPGKAASIHWRGQSQIETPCMDGTPLVTQCPIPSYTTFQYKFRASAAGTHLWHAHAGADITNGVFGSLIVRQADIRDPQRAFYDVDDPNHVILVTHWQHSPEMSLDHGHTKPTILLVNGKGRQMNGPKVPYTTFTVVPGRRHRFRAANAGGAGSCPITISIDNHSLYLITLDGQPIEPRYVTSITLAKGERADFILKASKKISSYWMNVNTPKKCGTSPVYGAAIVKYKGSPVDRLQSIHSDDITVDQSEDQEMETNRIAMTTVYDDTCNNPENLCINEVRGMRKMPKSLTTKTDLTIYLPINNVMQSTDSVEDAGVDIKSLNVNNVTFTYPSSPLLTQSGDIPKGLLCTGKDEDDHNENNETASSSRNCHNGNGDANETCECVHIRYIPLGATMEVILLDQAGMNDLVYHLHGYNFYVVGVQKFGKSMSLDDVKHLDKKELLFFRNLDCAPLKDTITVPKFGAVALRFKANNPGYWMLRDEHAVDWTRGLDVILQVGQPNEMIAAPQDFPKCGSFVGPDYFLI